TGTTTGCCACAGGTAAAGTTCCGGGCTGGCCAGTGCAAATTTCGCAAATAGTAGAATTAGGCGGCTGGTTTTCACCGTCATTTGAACAAGCGCAAAACATTTTAGACTTTGTTTTCAACTGCGCGTGGATTTCCATTCCAATAATAATATCGTATTTCATAAAGTTAAAATTTATATTTTGAGATTATCATATTAAAAAAACATTGGCAACAATCTTTGCAAAAATTAAACTTCTATAAATTTTTTATTATTTTTGCTTTTATTCCAATATTTTATTTTTACTTTATTTAATTTCTTAGCTTCTCTTGAATATTTTTTAATTAACTTGGCGGTTTTAAATAAAATTTCTTTTTTTTCAACTTCAGAACATTTTTTTATTTTAATCAACGCTGTTGGACCTAAGATTTTATCCAATTCAATTAAGATATTACTTTTTAGTGCTAAATGTTTTAATTTTAAATTTTCTTGATAATTC
The genomic region above belongs to Patescibacteria group bacterium and contains:
- a CDS encoding Asp-tRNA(Asn)/Glu-tRNA(Gln) amidotransferase subunit GatB, whose amino-acid sequence is MKYDIIIGMEIHAQLKTKSKMFCACSNDGENQPPNSTICEICTGQPGTLPVAN